The Gammaproteobacteria bacterium DNA window CCTCCTGCATACAAGAAAAAGTTAATATAGCCAAGCTTATCGACAATTTCACCAGAGAACCCGCCAATGAATTTTGCAGGAAGCAGCATAACAGAGCTAAGCAATGCATATTGTGTAGCGGTATAAACCTTATTGGTTAAGCTGGATAAGTAAGCTATAAACACGGTTCCAGCTATACCGCCACTCAAGTTATCAGCGGTAATGACAATTACAAGTAATACAGTTTTTGGTTCTTGTGTGGCCAACCAAGCAAAGACAAGATTTGTTACTATAACTAGTATGCCAGCAATAATTAGTACTTTTAAAATGCCCCATCGCATGACTAAAACACCACCTAACAAAGCACCTAAAATAGTGACAACGACACCAAAGGTTTTTGAAACCAAGCCTACTTGTAGCTCGCTATAGCCCATGTCCGCATAAAAAGGACCAGCCATTACACCCATGGTAATATCACTTAATCTAAATGTTCCTATAAATAAAAGAATCACGATGGCAAAAACGCCATTACGCTTAAAAAAGTCAGCAAACGGACAAATAACAGCACCGATAAACCAAGCTATAAAATTTTGTATAAAACTCGGTAAAGCATTCGGCCTTGCCATAAAGTCAACAACTGCTTTTTCATGTGAAGCGATATCTTTAGAAGTAAGCCTTTTAGGCTCAGAAATAACGAGGGTAGTTATAATGCCTATTAGCATGCTTGCCCCCATTAAACTATAAGCAAAACTCCAGTTATAAAAATGAGCAAGTGAAAATGCTCCACCACCCGCTAGTAGCATTCCTAGTCGATAACCTAATTGATAGGTACCCGCCATCGCTCCTTGTTCGTAATCAGGGGCTGATTCAATTCTCCACGCATCAAGGGCGATATCTTGTGTGGCAGATGAGAATGCAACTAATAGAGCAAACATAATTAGCAAGGATAGCTGCTCTTGTGGATTAACAGTCCCCAAAAGAATTAAACCTGACAGAACGCCAATTTGTGCTACTAACATCCAACCACGTCGTTGACCAAGAGATTTTGAGAGGAAAGGAATTGATAGTCGGTCAACTAATGGCGACCATAAAAATTTTAGGCCATAAATAGCCGCAACCCATGAAATATAACCTATGGTGCTTCTGTCAATTCCTTCCTTGCGCAACCAAAATGAAAGCGTGCCAAATACCAACAGCAAGGGCAAACCAGCAGAAAATCCCAATAACAACATAGCCAACATTTTTGGGCGTAAGTAAATTTGAAATGATTGCGCCCAAGAACTCATATAACTAAAGAGTCAGTTTGTATTGTATGGATAAAGGTGCGTGATCTGAAAAACGTTCATCTTTATAGATTGCTTCTGAAGTAGCGAGACCTTTTAAGCCTGGTGTAGTAACCTGGTAATCAATTCTCCACCCAACATTATTATCCCATGCTTGCCCTCGATTTGACCACCAGGTGAATTGATTTTCCTGTTTATTTACTTCACGGAATGCATCAACGTAATTCTGTTTATAAAATAAATCATCCAACCATGCGCGTTCCTCAGGCAAAAAACCAGAATTCTTTTTATTACCTTTCCAATTTTTTAAATCTATTTCTTTATGAGCAATATTCCAGTCACCACAAATTATGTATTCACGTTTACGGCGTTTAAGCGATTTTAGATGCTGCATAAAAACTTCCATGAAACGAAACTTGGCTTGCTGCCTTTCTTCGCTGGATGATCCTGAGGGGGCATAGAGTGATACAACGGCGATATCAGAAAACTGTACTTCTAAATATCGACCTTCATTGTCAAATTCTTCAACACCTAACTTAGTTATCACTTTATGCGGTTTTTTACGACAATAAATAGCCACACCACTGTAGCCTTTTTTTTGAGCATCTACATAATAGTGGTGATAATCTTCTGGGAAGAAAACTTTATCGGCTTCTAACTGGTCAATTTGTGCTTTAGTCTCTTGGATGCACACAACATCTGCATTTTGCTGGGGCAACCAATCAAAAAAACCTTTTCTAGCTGCTGCTCGAATACCATTGGCATTCAAAGAAATTATTTTTGTCGTAGGCAATGGAAAATAGGTGAGATTGTTATAAGGGGGCGCTTACTTTAGCATGCTGAAAAACAACTATCATTAGACTAATAATATTATGACTGCAGCATCTTTTGTTGAATTTGCCCTCGAAAATGAGGCATTACAATTTGGGGAATTCACCCTTAAATCTGGGCGTATTAGCCCCTATTTTTTTAATGCTGGGAAGTTTAATCATGGCGCCGCATTTAATGTGCTCGGCCAATTTTATGCTGAAACCTTGATGATGGCCGGGATACAGTTTGACCTATTGTTTGGCCCTGCTTACAAAGGGATTCCATTGGCGACAGCTACTTCAATTGCTTTAGATAGCCATTACCAGCGTTCTGTTGGGGTAACGTTTAATCGCAAGGAGGCTAAAACCCATGGAGAGGCTGGCAAATTAATCGGGGCGCCATTAGCTGGACGAGTGGTAATAGTTGACGATGTGATTACTGCTGGGACGGCAATCCGTGAGAGTATGGACCTAATTCAAGAGACTGGCGCAGAGCCGGCTGCCATATTAGTTGCCCTAGATAGACAAGAAAAGGGACCTAAAGGTGAAAGCGCCATCCAAGAAATTGAAAAAGCCTACAATATTCCGGTTTTAGCCATTGCAAAATTGGAAAACTTGCTGGAATTTGCAAAAACACATGAAAACCTATCCGGCCAACTGGAACAATTGACATCCTATCGACAAACTTATGGTATTGAATAAGAACTCGCCGGAAAATTAGTGATCTAATCTAAAGTTTTAACCAGGAACACCTTGTTATAGTCATCATCTGTATGCGACTAAATAGAGCCATAATGTTTACGTTGATAACCACTATTGTGTGGAGTGGCTTTGCCTCGGCCGAATACTATCGTTGGAAAGATAAAAATGGTGATACTCAGTATGGTGATCAAGTCCCTGCTGAAGAGGTAGATAATGGACGTATCCGCGTCAATGAGAGTGGGCAAATTGTAGAACAAGTAAGCCCAGCAAGAACACCTGAAGAGCAAAAAATTTACGAAGAACAGCAGCGTATTGCTAAAATTGAACGTCAACGTAAAGAAGAGCAAGAGGCATATGACAGGGTACTACTGGCCACATTTAATAGTACCGAAGAAATCATTCAGGTAAGAGATGAGCGAATAAGTCTGATCGAGCAATCTATTAAACTATCTCGAGAACGATTACGAAAGCAGCAAAAGGAGCTGGCTAAATTAAATGACAGTCGTAATCGGTTTATCGATAGAGACATGGAACCGCCTAAATGGATTGATAACAATGAGCGTAAAGTACTCAGCAGAATTGCGGGTATTGAAGAATATATCAGTGACAAAGGCTTAGAAAAGCAAAGACTTCGTCGACGTTTTGGTGAAGACCTCACTCGCTTTAAAGAACTTACTAAAAGATCTATTACCTCTCGATAAGGGTTCCAATTCCCTGGTCGGTAAATAATTCAAGTAATACCGCATGCTGAATGCGCCCATCGATAATATGTGCCGTCTTCACACCAGATTGCAATGCATCTATGGCACAACGTACCTTAGGCAGCATTCCACCGTGAATCACTTCAGAGTCAATCAATTCGTTAACTCGTGAAGGCGATAATCCAGTTAGTAGTGTGTCACCATCCATAACCCCAGTAGTATTAGTTAATAATATTAGCTTCTCACTCTTAACCACTGCAGCAATACTAGCAGCAACTGAATCGGCATTGATATTATAAGTTTCTCCATTATCACCAATACCTATAGGCGCTATTACAGGAATAATATCACTGGCAAAGAAAGTATCTAACACAGATGGGTTTATACCATTTACCTTGCCGACATGACCTAAATCGATAATTTCAGAAGCGTTAGCTTGTGGGTCAGAAGATGATATTTTTAGTTGCTTTGCATGGATTAAGTCACCATCTTTTCCTGATAAACCCACTGCACGACCACCTTGTTGGCTTATTAGGTGGACAATTTCTTTATTAACTTTGCCACCTAAAACCATTTCAACTACATCCATAGTTTCCTGATCGGTGACCCGCATACCTTCAATAAATTTTGATTCTTTGCCTAGCTCTTTTAGTAATTGACCAATCTGAGGTCCGCCACCGTGAACAATGATGGGCTGTAGCCCAACTTGCTTAAGTAAAACAATATCTCTTGCAAAGCTATTTTTTAAAGCTGGCTCGGTCATCGCATTACCACCATATTTTACAACAATGGTCTTCCCTGAAAATCGTTGTATATAAGGTAAAGCTTCGCTTAGGACTTTAGCAGTGTTAATAGCGTCACTAGAGTTCATAGTTGTCTAAAAAGGTAGATTAATCGTTGAATCGACCGAGTGAATTTGAGATTTAAAGTTATCTTTTAACTGCTCTAATTTTTGTTCACTTTCAGCTTCAAAACGAATGACTAATGATGGTGTTGTATTTGATGCACGCACTAAGCCCCAGCCATAATCAAAGTCTGCACGTACACCATCAATAGTGGATAGCTTCGCATCAGTAAAGTTCGATTGATCAATAAACTTTTTTATGAATTCATGTTGAGCTCCATCTCTATCAAGAGTAACGGTAATCTCAGGCGTACTTACATCATTAGGGAGCTGACTAAAAATTTCACTAACTGGCCTTGAGTCAGCTGCTAATATTTCTAACATACGTGCTGCAGAGTACAAGCCATCATCAAAGCCAAACCAACGCTCTTTAAAAAATATGTGCCCACTCATTTCCCCAGCTAATAAGGCGCCGGTCTCTTTCATTTTATTTTTAATAAATGAATGCCCAGTCTTCCACATAGTTGCTTTACCACCGGCTTGTTCAATGTAACTGGCTAAGTTCCGCGATGACTTTACATCAAAAATAATTTCAGCACCTGGGTTTCTGGATAGCACATCTTGGGCGTATAACATCATCTGACGATCAGCCCACAACACTTCACCATGTTCATCGACGATACCAACACGATCGCCATCTCCATCAAATGCGAGCCCTAAGTCTAATTTTTTATTAATTACGGTGCTGATTAAATCTTGTAAATTTTCTGGCTCACTAGGGTTAGGGTGATGGTTAGGGAAGTTACCATCAACATCACAGAATAATTCGCTGACATTACACCCCAAGCTGTTGAATAAATTAATTGCGCTTGGTCCTGCAACACCATTACCACAATCGATAGCAATAGAAAGAGAGCGTTTTAATTTAACCTCTTTACAGATAGTCGCTAAGTAGTCTTCAAGAACATCTACTTGATGTACATTTCCATTACCATTATTGAAGGTTCCTTTTTCAATACAGGCATATATATCTTGAATCATATCGCCAAACAAAGTTTTTTCGCCCATAACCATTTTAATGCCATTGTATTCCGGCGGATTATGACTGCCAGTGACCATTAAACCTGAGCCCGTACCCAGAGAATGTGTTGCGTAATAAAGCACGGGAGTTGGCACCTCGCCGATATCGATAACATCAATTCCTGTAGAACTTAAGCCTTTAATTAAGTTATCAGCAAGCTCTTTACTAGTAAGGCGGCCGTCACGACCAATGGCGACTTTTTTGCATTGCGGATACAGGGTACCGATAGCTTTTCCGATTAGTAATACAACATCAGGGCGTAAATCTGTTTTAACTACACCTCTGATATCATATGCACGAAATATGCTGGAGTTTACGTCCACTGTTATCTCCTAAATTTATAAATGTTATGCATTACTGTTTTCCTGTATGTCCAAAACCACCTTCGCCACGCTCAGTTTCTGTAAATTCTTCGACGATTTCAAAATTAGCTTGCACTACAGGGAGAAAAACCAACTGAGCTATTCTATCACCTGGCTCAATGTTAAATTGCTTATTACCTCTGTTCCACAGGGACACCATTAAAGGACCTTGATAGTCAGAATCAATTAAGCCGACTAGGTTGCCAAGCACAATGCCATGTTTATGACCTAAGCCAGATCGTGGGAGTATGACTGCTGCTAGCGAAGGATCATCAATAAAAATTGAAATGCCAGTCGGGATTAAATGGGTTTCGCCAGGCGCTACAGTCATACTTTGCTCAACGCAGGCCTGTAAATCCAAGCCGGCGGAACCGTTGGTGGCATAGTTTGGTGTTGGAAATTCAGTTCCAATACGCTTATCTAGTACTTTTAGTTTGATTTTATTTAGATTGGAGGTAGGTGACATTAGTTTTAGAATTCTGTTTTTTAAATTGATTTGCAATGTGTTTAATTATGATTCGCGCAAGCTCGGCTTTGCGAGTTCGACTGACTGACACAGTATTAGTATCGGTAATAATTTCAACTGCATTGTAATCACTATCAAAGCCTTGGTCGGCTAATCCAACTTGATTAGCAACTATCATATTTAGTGATTTTATCTTTAGTTTCTCAGTTGCATGTTTAACTATGTTTTCTGTTTCAGCAGCAAAGCCGACGCAAAACAAGTCAGCATGTAATTGTTTAATATCTTTTAGAATGTCAGTTGTTGGCGATAACTTTATTGTTAGAGTGTCATCGACCTTCTTAATTTTTTGCGTTGCTATAGTGACAGGGTGGTAATCAGCAACTGCAGCCGACGCAATAAATAAATCTGCATTGTCACAATGTTCAACAACTGCAGCATGCATTTGTTGGGCAGTTTCAACATGTACATAATGGATGCGCTCATTCTGTTGCAAATGCGTGGGACCACTAATGACGGTTACATGCGCCCCTGCTTCCATAGCGGCATCAGCAATGGCATAACCCATTTTTCCAGAAGAGCGATTACTGATAAAACGAACAGGGTCAATAGGCTCTATTGTGGGGCCTGCGGTGATAACAACTTTCTTTGCAGATAGGCTGTTATTAGAAAATAAAGAAATGCACTGATGAACTAGGTCGTCAGGTTCAAGCATTCTTCCTTCGCCCAATTCCCCGCACGCCTGTAAACCCTGGGCAGGCCCGAAAACTTTGATGTCGCGTTCACGTAAATCAGCAATGTTATTTTGCGTCGCGGTATTATTCCACATTGCTTGATTCATTGCGGGTGCAACTGCTAGTGGGCCTATATGAGCAAGGCACAAAGAACTAACAAAACTGTCAGCGACACCATTACTAATTTTGGCGATTATATTTGCGGTCGCAGGAGCAACAATGATGGCATCCGACCAGCGTGCCAAGGCAATGTGATCCATTCCTGCTTGATCAAAACTACGATTATCAGAGGCATGCACCGGATAACCAGAGAGGGCTTGAAAGGTAAGTGGAGTTACAAACTTGGTTGCACTTTCAGTCATTACTACACGTACTTGTGCGCCTTCCCTTTGAAGAGCGCGTACAAATTCGGCACTCTTATAGGCAGCAATTCCGCCGCTGACGGCGACAAGGATATGTTTGTTTGCCAGCTTCATGGCAAAGAAGTGTACCAGAATCAATCCTTAGATCGTGAATCTAACCCTAGTTTTTGTTGATGATGATACGAAATTGGCCACTAGAAAGTCGTCCTCGAGAAAGGCTTATTAACGAAGGCGCAGATGTATTAACTGACGCAGAATTACTCGCTATTATTTTGAGAACGGGGACAGTGGGTAAAGGGGTGCTTGAGCTATCACAAGAGCTCCTAAATCGTTTTGGTGATTTGCGTGGATTACTTGGTTGCGAAAGTGATCAATTACAAGCGATTAAAGGTCTTGGGCCCGCTAAATTTGCTCAGATTGCTGCGATTAGTGCAATTACACAACGCAGTCTAAGACAGCAATTAGTGGCACGCCCAGCCATGACAGGGACAAAGGACGCAGCTAAATTTTTACTGGCTAAAATGCGTGATTATCAATCTGAGGTATTTGCGTGTTTGTTGTTAGATACTCGCAATCAATTAATTCGATACGAGGAGCTTTTTACTGGTTCAATAAACGGAGCGAGCGTATATCCACGAGAAATAGTCAAGCTAGTTCTAAAGACTAATTCTGCAACTGTCATATTTGCACATAACCACCCTTCAGGAAATCATCAGCCTAGCGAAGCAGATAAACTTATAACGACAAGACTTAAAAAAGCGTTAGATCTAATTGATGTGACAGTACTCGATCATATTATTGTTGGTGAAGACACTTTTTCCATGGCTGAGCATGGATTAATTTAATTGTTGCGATTCAATAGCGTCTATTTTTACTAAAGCATCTACTAATTGGTCAATGTTTTGATGGGTATGTTCACTCGATAATGTAATACGTAAACGAGCAGTGTTATTAGGCACTGTAGGTGGCCGTATTGCTAATACGAGTAAACCATATTTCTCAAGTTGCTGACTAAACCAAACGGTCTTTTTATTCTCGCCAATAATAATAGTTTGAATTGCTGTAATAGAGTCTAATAAGGTCAGCCTTGTTTCAGATAATTGTTTGCGAAAGTAGTCAATATTTGAATGTAACCGTTGGCGTCTTTCTGGTTCGTTAATTATAATATTTAAACTTTGCTGTGCAGCAGCAGCAAGCGCAGCTGGAGGGGAGGTGTTATATATCAACGTACGTGCTTTCTGAATGAGATAATCAATCGAATCATTATCTGCTAATACAAAAGCACCGCTACTCCCAAATGATTTTCCAAACGTCCCAATTAAAATATCTACTTTAGAAGAGTCTGTTCCAGTATGCTCTATGCTACCTTTCCCATCTTTACCTAACACACCTATCCCATGAGCATCATCTATTATTAACTTATCATTAGGGCTAGATTTTAGCTCATAAAGTTGATCAATTGGTGCAATGCTTCCTTCCATGCTAAAAACGCCGTCACTGACAATCAGACGTGATGATGACTGGTGACCTTCTAAAACATCTTTGGCATGTTGTATATCACGGTGATGGTAGCGCTTTAAAACACTTCCAGCATATTTTGCAGCATCAATGAGTGATGCATGGTTTAAGCGGTCTTCTAAAATTAATTGATGGCGGGAACTAAACGCAGAGATCACACCAAGATTGGCTAGGTAACCTGAAGAAAATAAAACACAACGTTGGTAACCAAGATAATCGGCTAATTTTTCTTCAAGCGATGCATGTGCTGATGAGTAACCACTAATAAGCTGGGAGGCGCCACTGCCAACCCCAAATTTTGAAATAGCTTC harbors:
- the bioF gene encoding 8-amino-7-oxononanoate synthase, encoding MQTSVSKQLTELKQQDAYRKRRPLDSPQGVQVTIDGQSFLSFCSNDYLGLANDKRICQAATEAISKFGVGSGASQLISGYSSAHASLEEKLADYLGYQRCVLFSSGYLANLGVISAFSSRHQLILEDRLNHASLIDAAKYAGSVLKRYHHRDIQHAKDVLEGHQSSSRLIVSDGVFSMEGSIAPIDQLYELKSSPNDKLIIDDAHGIGVLGKDGKGSIEHTGTDSSKVDILIGTFGKSFGSSGAFVLADNDSIDYLIQKARTLIYNTSPPAALAAAAQQSLNIIINEPERRQRLHSNIDYFRKQLSETRLTLLDSITAIQTIIIGENKKTVWFSQQLEKYGLLVLAIRPPTVPNNTARLRITLSSEHTHQNIDQLVDALVKIDAIESQQLN
- the coaBC gene encoding bifunctional phosphopantothenoylcysteine decarboxylase/phosphopantothenate--cysteine ligase CoaBC, with the protein product MKLANKHILVAVSGGIAAYKSAEFVRALQREGAQVRVVMTESATKFVTPLTFQALSGYPVHASDNRSFDQAGMDHIALARWSDAIIVAPATANIIAKISNGVADSFVSSLCLAHIGPLAVAPAMNQAMWNNTATQNNIADLRERDIKVFGPAQGLQACGELGEGRMLEPDDLVHQCISLFSNNSLSAKKVVITAGPTIEPIDPVRFISNRSSGKMGYAIADAAMEAGAHVTVISGPTHLQQNERIHYVHVETAQQMHAAVVEHCDNADLFIASAAVADYHPVTIATQKIKKVDDTLTIKLSPTTDILKDIKQLHADLFCVGFAAETENIVKHATEKLKIKSLNMIVANQVGLADQGFDSDYNAVEIITDTNTVSVSRTRKAELARIIIKHIANQFKKQNSKTNVTYLQSK
- a CDS encoding phosphomannomutase/phosphoglucomutase, with amino-acid sequence MDVNSSIFRAYDIRGVVKTDLRPDVVLLIGKAIGTLYPQCKKVAIGRDGRLTSKELADNLIKGLSSTGIDVIDIGEVPTPVLYYATHSLGTGSGLMVTGSHNPPEYNGIKMVMGEKTLFGDMIQDIYACIEKGTFNNGNGNVHQVDVLEDYLATICKEVKLKRSLSIAIDCGNGVAGPSAINLFNSLGCNVSELFCDVDGNFPNHHPNPSEPENLQDLISTVINKKLDLGLAFDGDGDRVGIVDEHGEVLWADRQMMLYAQDVLSRNPGAEIIFDVKSSRNLASYIEQAGGKATMWKTGHSFIKNKMKETGALLAGEMSGHIFFKERWFGFDDGLYSAARMLEILAADSRPVSEIFSQLPNDVSTPEITVTLDRDGAQHEFIKKFIDQSNFTDAKLSTIDGVRADFDYGWGLVRASNTTPSLVIRFEAESEQKLEQLKDNFKSQIHSVDSTINLPF
- a CDS encoding exodeoxyribonuclease III, coding for MPTTKIISLNANGIRAAARKGFFDWLPQQNADVVCIQETKAQIDQLEADKVFFPEDYHHYYVDAQKKGYSGVAIYCRKKPHKVITKLGVEEFDNEGRYLEVQFSDIAVVSLYAPSGSSSEERQQAKFRFMEVFMQHLKSLKRRKREYIICGDWNIAHKEIDLKNWKGNKKNSGFLPEERAWLDDLFYKQNYVDAFREVNKQENQFTWWSNRGQAWDNNVGWRIDYQVTTPGLKGLATSEAIYKDERFSDHAPLSIQYKLTL
- the pyrE gene encoding orotate phosphoribosyltransferase, with translation MTAASFVEFALENEALQFGEFTLKSGRISPYFFNAGKFNHGAAFNVLGQFYAETLMMAGIQFDLLFGPAYKGIPLATATSIALDSHYQRSVGVTFNRKEAKTHGEAGKLIGAPLAGRVVIVDDVITAGTAIRESMDLIQETGAEPAAILVALDRQEKGPKGESAIQEIEKAYNIPVLAIAKLENLLEFAKTHENLSGQLEQLTSYRQTYGIE
- the argB gene encoding acetylglutamate kinase codes for the protein MNSSDAINTAKVLSEALPYIQRFSGKTIVVKYGGNAMTEPALKNSFARDIVLLKQVGLQPIIVHGGGPQIGQLLKELGKESKFIEGMRVTDQETMDVVEMVLGGKVNKEIVHLISQQGGRAVGLSGKDGDLIHAKQLKISSSDPQANASEIIDLGHVGKVNGINPSVLDTFFASDIIPVIAPIGIGDNGETYNINADSVAASIAAVVKSEKLILLTNTTGVMDGDTLLTGLSPSRVNELIDSEVIHGGMLPKVRCAIDALQSGVKTAHIIDGRIQHAVLLELFTDQGIGTLIER
- a CDS encoding AmpG family muropeptide MFS transporter, encoding MSSWAQSFQIYLRPKMLAMLLLGFSAGLPLLLVFGTLSFWLRKEGIDRSTIGYISWVAAIYGLKFLWSPLVDRLSIPFLSKSLGQRRGWMLVAQIGVLSGLILLGTVNPQEQLSLLIMFALLVAFSSATQDIALDAWRIESAPDYEQGAMAGTYQLGYRLGMLLAGGGAFSLAHFYNWSFAYSLMGASMLIGIITTLVISEPKRLTSKDIASHEKAVVDFMARPNALPSFIQNFIAWFIGAVICPFADFFKRNGVFAIVILLFIGTFRLSDITMGVMAGPFYADMGYSELQVGLVSKTFGVVVTILGALLGGVLVMRWGILKVLIIAGILVIVTNLVFAWLATQEPKTVLLVIVITADNLSGGIAGTVFIAYLSSLTNKVYTATQYALLSSVMLLPAKFIGGFSGEIVDKLGYINFFLYAGGLGIPAIIIAVYLGTRKNISNLSFDNPQIQDSK
- a CDS encoding DUF4124 domain-containing protein; its protein translation is MFTLITTIVWSGFASAEYYRWKDKNGDTQYGDQVPAEEVDNGRIRVNESGQIVEQVSPARTPEEQKIYEEQQRIAKIERQRKEEQEAYDRVLLATFNSTEEIIQVRDERISLIEQSIKLSRERLRKQQKELAKLNDSRNRFIDRDMEPPKWIDNNERKVLSRIAGIEEYISDKGLEKQRLRRRFGEDLTRFKELTKRSITSR
- the dut gene encoding dUTP diphosphatase, translating into MSPTSNLNKIKLKVLDKRIGTEFPTPNYATNGSAGLDLQACVEQSMTVAPGETHLIPTGISIFIDDPSLAAVILPRSGLGHKHGIVLGNLVGLIDSDYQGPLMVSLWNRGNKQFNIEPGDRIAQLVFLPVVQANFEIVEEFTETERGEGGFGHTGKQ
- the radC gene encoding DNA repair protein RadC, with the translated sequence MMIRNWPLESRPRERLINEGADVLTDAELLAIILRTGTVGKGVLELSQELLNRFGDLRGLLGCESDQLQAIKGLGPAKFAQIAAISAITQRSLRQQLVARPAMTGTKDAAKFLLAKMRDYQSEVFACLLLDTRNQLIRYEELFTGSINGASVYPREIVKLVLKTNSATVIFAHNHPSGNHQPSEADKLITTRLKKALDLIDVTVLDHIIVGEDTFSMAEHGLI